The Hyphomicrobiales bacterium genome has a window encoding:
- a CDS encoding PhbF: MASDKEPTVIKKYANRRLYHTGTSSYVTLEDLAGLVRAGEDFAVYDAKSGEDITRSVLAQIIFDEEAKDGQNLLPITFLRQLIRFYGDSMQALVPRYLEFSMENFTKEQSKFREQMAKAFGGTGFGGNALDAIQTQTRANMQMFTEAFRLFNPFTAAAQARQEAEGAKPAAPAGGSEITELKRELNEMRERLDKLSRTR; encoded by the coding sequence ATGGCCAGCGACAAAGAACCGACCGTCATCAAGAAATACGCCAACCGGCGCCTCTATCATACGGGTACCAGCTCCTACGTCACATTGGAGGATCTTGCCGGCCTCGTGCGCGCGGGCGAGGATTTCGCCGTTTACGACGCGAAGTCCGGGGAGGACATCACGCGCTCGGTGCTGGCGCAGATCATCTTCGACGAGGAAGCCAAGGACGGGCAGAATCTGCTGCCGATCACCTTCCTGCGCCAGCTCATCCGCTTCTACGGGGACAGCATGCAGGCGCTGGTGCCGCGCTACCTCGAATTCTCGATGGAGAATTTCACCAAGGAGCAGAGCAAGTTCCGCGAGCAGATGGCCAAGGCCTTCGGCGGGACGGGCTTCGGCGGCAACGCGCTCGACGCCATTCAGACGCAGACGCGGGCGAACATGCAGATGTTCACCGAGGCCTTCCGCCTGTTCAACCCCTTCACCGCCGCGGCACAGGCCCGGCAGGAAGCCGAGGGCGCCAAGCCGGCGGCCCCGGCCGGGGGCAGCGAGATCACCGAGCTGAAGCGCGAACTCAACGAGATGCGCGAACGGCTGGACAAGCTGTCCCGCACGCGCTGA
- a CDS encoding Glyoxalase produces the protein MKLTHINVVARDADALAGFYRKIFELELLRESRTLSGEKVSLGNGLPNSVIRSVWLKLPGIDAPFLEIHQHETTCDRAQPRVNEPGFGHLSFEVSDIGVTLAAIIEAGGTQAGEITDFGSRDKPLLIVYARDPEGNILELEQVSAASRG, from the coding sequence ATGAAGCTTACTCATATCAACGTGGTTGCCCGCGATGCAGATGCGCTTGCAGGCTTCTACCGAAAGATCTTCGAGCTCGAGCTCCTTCGTGAGTCAAGAACGCTCTCGGGCGAAAAGGTCTCGCTCGGCAACGGCCTGCCCAACTCGGTGATCCGGTCGGTCTGGCTGAAGCTGCCCGGCATCGATGCGCCGTTCCTGGAGATACATCAGCATGAAACGACATGTGATCGCGCCCAACCCCGGGTGAATGAACCCGGCTTCGGTCATCTTTCCTTCGAAGTATCGGACATCGGCGTTACGCTTGCGGCCATCATCGAAGCGGGAGGCACCCAAGCCGGGGAAATCACGGATTTCGGGTCAAGGGATAAGCCGCTTCTGATCGTTTATGCTCGCGATCCCGAGGGCAACATTCTTGAGCTTGAGCAGGTTTCGGCGGCATCCCGAGGGTGA
- a CDS encoding hypothetical protein (Evidence 5 : Unknown function) — protein MAHQRAARWTLSPRCGSLPCLIRTYWEGSPSQSTINITRLTTMMTTAGSATHGAMASATVGGALPPKFQHAVNDDNNAIKLDQPKVRRVISKARCFIESSLKSSQRLVVSRGVA, from the coding sequence GTGGCCCACCAGCGCGCGGCTCGATGGACGCTGTCGCCCCGTTGCGGATCTTTGCCGTGCCTCATCAGAACCTATTGGGAGGGTTCGCCGAGCCAATCGACAATTAACATCACTAGGCTAACCACCATGATGACGACGGCCGGCAGCGCGACCCATGGAGCGATGGCCTCCGCGACAGTGGGCGGCGCGTTACCACCGAAATTCCAACATGCGGTCAATGACGACAACAATGCGATCAAGCTTGACCAACCTAAAGTTCGGCGTGTGATCTCGAAAGCCCGCTGCTTCATCGAAAGTTCTCTCAAATCATCACAACGACTTGTCGTCTCTAGAGGCGTCGCATGA
- a CDS encoding Bifunctional diguanylate cyclase/phosphodiesterase has protein sequence MPTPSIFSFQNGGPVDPRSILSSIGEVVYGWDVQSDALSWGPNAREVLGPLSDDFLSRGLAFAGLVEPGSGSSRYDAIFGSTEHDGGDGVIYRTRYAIDLAGRKMWAEDTGRWFAGSDGRPASARGVLRLERATRAGELEQLGTELCDRPALLERIDATLREHLPAERPVVVLVAAIDELARLNDDFGHEATDEIISTVQERLRSVTRRRDHLVRYAGNSFALLLAGCPQDQIGAAARRFIKVVAQSAIETARGIALVRLRVGAACAPELGTHGAGLLAAAEGALATARAGAIDTVVTAKPRQQRDTAADQVGFDIQALAALNERRVRLALQPVVATGTREPAFHEALLRVGHGATGLYFSSAELIPMLERRGLVRLFDHRVLELAMDMLRDDPALSLSVNVSPRSLTDSEWFDAFVACTSTAPNEASRLIVEVTETATIENPARVAKLLGRIKAQGARIAIDDFGAGHTSLRHLRAFPIDILKIDGAFTQNLRRSTDDRFYVRTLIDLAGHLGVETVAEWVDDEVQAAMLRDWGVTYLQGHLFGQAVLHAPPQPALQRLATG, from the coding sequence TCCTCTCCTCGATCGGCGAAGTCGTTTACGGCTGGGACGTCCAGAGCGACGCCCTGAGCTGGGGCCCGAACGCCCGCGAGGTGCTGGGACCGCTCTCCGACGACTTCCTGTCGCGCGGCCTCGCCTTTGCGGGGCTGGTCGAGCCCGGCAGCGGCTCGAGCCGCTATGACGCGATCTTCGGCTCCACCGAGCATGATGGCGGCGACGGCGTGATCTACCGGACCCGTTACGCGATCGATCTCGCCGGCCGCAAGATGTGGGCCGAGGACACCGGCCGCTGGTTCGCCGGGAGCGACGGCCGCCCGGCGAGCGCCCGCGGTGTCCTGCGGCTCGAACGAGCCACGCGAGCCGGAGAGCTGGAGCAGCTCGGCACCGAGCTCTGCGACCGCCCGGCCCTGCTGGAGCGCATCGACGCGACGCTGCGCGAGCATCTGCCAGCCGAGCGGCCCGTCGTCGTGCTGGTAGCGGCGATCGACGAACTCGCACGCCTCAACGACGATTTCGGACATGAGGCGACCGACGAGATCATCAGCACGGTGCAGGAGCGGCTGCGTTCCGTCACGCGCCGCCGCGACCATCTCGTGCGCTATGCCGGCAACAGCTTCGCCCTCCTGCTCGCCGGCTGCCCGCAGGACCAGATCGGGGCGGCCGCGCGCCGCTTCATCAAGGTCGTCGCCCAATCGGCCATCGAGACGGCGCGCGGCATCGCGCTCGTGCGCCTGCGTGTCGGCGCCGCCTGTGCGCCCGAACTGGGCACGCATGGCGCCGGGCTCCTGGCCGCGGCCGAAGGCGCGCTGGCCACGGCGCGCGCCGGTGCCATCGACACCGTCGTCACCGCCAAGCCGCGCCAGCAGCGCGACACGGCGGCCGATCAGGTCGGCTTCGACATCCAGGCCCTCGCCGCCCTGAACGAGAGGCGGGTGCGCCTTGCCCTGCAGCCGGTAGTCGCGACAGGGACACGGGAGCCGGCCTTCCATGAGGCGCTGTTACGGGTCGGGCATGGCGCGACGGGGCTGTATTTCTCCTCCGCCGAGCTCATTCCGATGCTGGAGCGGCGCGGCCTCGTCAGGCTCTTCGACCACCGCGTGCTCGAACTCGCCATGGACATGCTGCGCGACGACCCGGCGCTGTCGCTGTCGGTCAACGTCTCACCGCGCTCGCTCACCGATTCCGAATGGTTCGACGCCTTCGTCGCCTGCACGAGCACCGCCCCGAACGAGGCGTCGCGCCTGATCGTCGAGGTCACCGAGACGGCGACGATCGAGAATCCGGCGCGGGTCGCGAAGCTGCTCGGGCGGATCAAGGCACAGGGCGCGCGAATCGCCATCGACGATTTCGGCGCCGGGCATACCTCCTTGCGCCACCTGCGCGCCTTCCCGATCGATATCCTGAAGATCGACGGCGCCTTCACCCAGAATCTGCGGCGCTCGACCGACGACCGCTTCTACGTCCGCACGCTCATCGACCTCGCCGGCCATCTCGGCGTCGAAACCGTCGCGGAATGGGTCGATGACGAAGTGCAGGCCGCGATGCTGCGCGACTGGGGCGTCACCTATCTGCAGGGACATCTCTTCGGGCAGGCCGTGCTGCACGCCCCTCCGCAGCCGGCACTCCAGCGGCTCGCCACCGGCTGA